Proteins co-encoded in one Arachis stenosperma cultivar V10309 chromosome 7, arast.V10309.gnm1.PFL2, whole genome shotgun sequence genomic window:
- the LOC130940774 gene encoding pentatricopeptide repeat-containing protein At1g79080, chloroplastic isoform X1: protein MASLLNTVSPAANFHAKAKRNAPGFFHSHAPNFHSLSLNKGFSRVLASTQVTVSPKDAVFTLPNWRVGKSDQKSKELRMNDAFLQLEYMVEKGHKPDVIQVTQLLYDLCKANKSRKAVRVMEMTVGSGVIPDASSYTFLVNYLCKRGNVGYAMQLVEKMEAHGFPTNTVTYNTLVKGLCMHGNLNQSLQLLDRLIKKGLVPNAFTYCSLLEAAYKERGVDKAMNLLDEIIAKGGELNLVSYNVLLTGLCKEGRIEEAIRFFREFPAKGLSPSVVSYNILLRSLCYDGRWQEANELLAEMVKEGQSPSVVTYNILITSLSLRGKTEQAFEVLDEMIRSGFKMTATSYNPIISRLCKEGKVDLVVQCLDQMIYRRCQPNEGTYNAIATLCEEGKVQEAFFIIQSLGNKQNYTMHEFYKTVISSLCRKGNTYPAFQMLYEMTKYGFVSDSYTYSSLVRGMCREGMLDGAIEIFRILEENGYTPDVDNYNALILGFCKSRRTDTAMQIVQMMINKGCVPNETTYTIIVEGLAFDGEMDMAAEISKALYLKEALSQSTFERLSMQYDFKE, encoded by the coding sequence ATGGCTTCACTGCTGAACACAGTGTCCCCTGCTGCGAATTTTCATGCAAAAGCAAAAAGAAATGCTCCTGGTTTCTTCCATTCCCATGCCCCAAATTTCCATTCTTTGTCGCTTAACAAGGGTTTTTCCAGAGTTTTGGCATCAACCCAAGTCACAGTTTCCCCAAAAGATGCTGTTTTCACACTTCCCAATTGGAGGGTTGGGAAGAGTGACCAGAAGAGTAAGGAGCTTAGGATGAACGATGCATTTCTTCAGTTGGAATATATGGTGGAGAAGGGACACAAGCCTGATGTAATTCAAGTAACGCAGCTTTTGTATGATCTTTGCAAGGCAAATAAGTCTAGGAAAGCTGTTAGGGTGATGGAGATGACAGTAGGTTCCGGCGTTATACCTGATGCGTCTTCGTACACATTCTTGGTGAATTATTTGTGCAAGAGAGGGAATGTTGGCTATGCAATGCAGTTGGTTGAGAAAATGGAGGCACATGGTTTTCCAACTAATACTGTTACTTATAACACGCTGGTTAAAGGGCTTTGTATGCATGGGAATTTGAACCAAAGCTTGCAGCTTTTGGATCGGCTAATCAAGAAGGGGCTGGTGCCAAATGCATTCACGTATTGTTCCTTGCTCGAAGCTGCTTATAAGGAACGGGGAGTAGACAAAGCCATGAATCTCCTAGATGAGATAATTGCCAAGGGTGGAGAGCTTAATTTGGTTAGTTACAATGTTTTGTTAACTGGATTGTGCAAGGAAGGTAGAATTGAAGAAGCTATTCGGTTCTTTCGGGAGTTTCCTGCAAAAGGATTAAGTCCGAGTGTTGTGAGTTATAACATTTTGCTAAGGAGTTTGTGCTATGATGGGCGATGGCAGGAGGCGAATGAGCTTTTGGCAGAGATGGTTAAAGAAGGCCAGTCTCCCTCGGTAGTTACTTATAACATATTAATCACTTCTCTTTCGCTCCGGGGGAAAACAGAACAAGCTTTCGAAGTTTTAGATGAAATGATACGGAGTGGATTCAAGATGACGGCTACAAGCTATAATCCGATTATTTCCCGTCTATGCAAGGAAGGAAAAGTGGATCTTGTAGTTCAGTGTCTAGACCAAATGATTTATCGACGTTGTCAACCTAATGAAGGTACATACAATGCTATTGCGACACTCTGTGAGGAGGGGAAGGTGCAGGAGGCATTCTTTATAATTCAAAGCTTGGGTAATAAACAAAACTACACTATGCATGAGTTTTACAAAACTGTGATTTCAAGCCTGTGTAGGAAAGGGAACACATATCCAGCTTTTCAAATGTTATATGAAATGACAAAGTATGGATTCGTATCAGATTCCTATACGTATTCATCTTTGGTAAGAGGCATGTGTAGGGAGGGAATGCTAGACGGGGCCATTGAGATATTTAGGATCTTGGAGGAAAATGGCTATACTCCTGATGTTGATAACTACAATGCACTTATACTTGGATTTTGCAAATCTCGAAGAACAGACACGGCAATGCAGATAGTTCAGATGATGATCAATAAAGGATGTGTGCCTAACGAGACAACCTATACCATTATTGTTGAAGGGCTCGCTTTCGATGGAGAAATGGATATGGCAGCGGAGATTTCGAAAGCATTATATTTGAAAGAAGCTCTGAGCCAAAGCACTTTTGAAAGACTTTCTATGCAGTATGACTTCAAGGAATGA
- the LOC130940774 gene encoding pentatricopeptide repeat-containing protein At1g79080, chloroplastic isoform X2: protein MNDAFLQLEYMVEKGHKPDVIQVTQLLYDLCKANKSRKAVRVMEMTVGSGVIPDASSYTFLVNYLCKRGNVGYAMQLVEKMEAHGFPTNTVTYNTLVKGLCMHGNLNQSLQLLDRLIKKGLVPNAFTYCSLLEAAYKERGVDKAMNLLDEIIAKGGELNLVSYNVLLTGLCKEGRIEEAIRFFREFPAKGLSPSVVSYNILLRSLCYDGRWQEANELLAEMVKEGQSPSVVTYNILITSLSLRGKTEQAFEVLDEMIRSGFKMTATSYNPIISRLCKEGKVDLVVQCLDQMIYRRCQPNEGTYNAIATLCEEGKVQEAFFIIQSLGNKQNYTMHEFYKTVISSLCRKGNTYPAFQMLYEMTKYGFVSDSYTYSSLVRGMCREGMLDGAIEIFRILEENGYTPDVDNYNALILGFCKSRRTDTAMQIVQMMINKGCVPNETTYTIIVEGLAFDGEMDMAAEISKALYLKEALSQSTFERLSMQYDFKE, encoded by the coding sequence ATGAACGATGCATTTCTTCAGTTGGAATATATGGTGGAGAAGGGACACAAGCCTGATGTAATTCAAGTAACGCAGCTTTTGTATGATCTTTGCAAGGCAAATAAGTCTAGGAAAGCTGTTAGGGTGATGGAGATGACAGTAGGTTCCGGCGTTATACCTGATGCGTCTTCGTACACATTCTTGGTGAATTATTTGTGCAAGAGAGGGAATGTTGGCTATGCAATGCAGTTGGTTGAGAAAATGGAGGCACATGGTTTTCCAACTAATACTGTTACTTATAACACGCTGGTTAAAGGGCTTTGTATGCATGGGAATTTGAACCAAAGCTTGCAGCTTTTGGATCGGCTAATCAAGAAGGGGCTGGTGCCAAATGCATTCACGTATTGTTCCTTGCTCGAAGCTGCTTATAAGGAACGGGGAGTAGACAAAGCCATGAATCTCCTAGATGAGATAATTGCCAAGGGTGGAGAGCTTAATTTGGTTAGTTACAATGTTTTGTTAACTGGATTGTGCAAGGAAGGTAGAATTGAAGAAGCTATTCGGTTCTTTCGGGAGTTTCCTGCAAAAGGATTAAGTCCGAGTGTTGTGAGTTATAACATTTTGCTAAGGAGTTTGTGCTATGATGGGCGATGGCAGGAGGCGAATGAGCTTTTGGCAGAGATGGTTAAAGAAGGCCAGTCTCCCTCGGTAGTTACTTATAACATATTAATCACTTCTCTTTCGCTCCGGGGGAAAACAGAACAAGCTTTCGAAGTTTTAGATGAAATGATACGGAGTGGATTCAAGATGACGGCTACAAGCTATAATCCGATTATTTCCCGTCTATGCAAGGAAGGAAAAGTGGATCTTGTAGTTCAGTGTCTAGACCAAATGATTTATCGACGTTGTCAACCTAATGAAGGTACATACAATGCTATTGCGACACTCTGTGAGGAGGGGAAGGTGCAGGAGGCATTCTTTATAATTCAAAGCTTGGGTAATAAACAAAACTACACTATGCATGAGTTTTACAAAACTGTGATTTCAAGCCTGTGTAGGAAAGGGAACACATATCCAGCTTTTCAAATGTTATATGAAATGACAAAGTATGGATTCGTATCAGATTCCTATACGTATTCATCTTTGGTAAGAGGCATGTGTAGGGAGGGAATGCTAGACGGGGCCATTGAGATATTTAGGATCTTGGAGGAAAATGGCTATACTCCTGATGTTGATAACTACAATGCACTTATACTTGGATTTTGCAAATCTCGAAGAACAGACACGGCAATGCAGATAGTTCAGATGATGATCAATAAAGGATGTGTGCCTAACGAGACAACCTATACCATTATTGTTGAAGGGCTCGCTTTCGATGGAGAAATGGATATGGCAGCGGAGATTTCGAAAGCATTATATTTGAAAGAAGCTCTGAGCCAAAGCACTTTTGAAAGACTTTCTATGCAGTATGACTTCAAGGAATGA